The following are encoded in a window of Methanobrevibacter ruminantium M1 genomic DNA:
- a CDS encoding ATP-binding protein, with the protein MKEKIFINGRGGCGKSTFISLIAKELSKNNKVLIIDMDEGNLGLNKMLNVDVADTSLMEYYGGRDKIMGEILKVGIKGMVLEKINLKDGAASDSIDILDNMKLSDLPSDYVTWNGNIGFIESGKINDPDEGCACPMGNLTRDFLNHIELQDNEVILVDTSAGIEHIGRGVIESADKLISIVDPSSDAILLANKIGSLSKEASKEYMVILNKIDENTKDLVLEQLDDDISVVGELEYNSHIAQSNLSQKEINLEEVEGEIKEICAKI; encoded by the coding sequence ATGAAAGAAAAAATATTTATCAATGGAAGAGGAGGATGTGGAAAGAGCACATTCATATCATTAATTGCAAAGGAATTGTCAAAAAACAATAAAGTATTAATAATTGATATGGATGAGGGAAACCTCGGATTGAACAAGATGCTTAATGTTGATGTTGCAGACACTTCATTAATGGAATATTATGGTGGAAGAGATAAGATAATGGGTGAAATTTTAAAAGTAGGAATTAAAGGTATGGTTTTAGAAAAAATCAACCTGAAAGATGGCGCAGCCTCAGATTCAATAGATATTTTGGATAATATGAAATTATCAGATTTACCTTCCGATTATGTGACATGGAACGGAAATATAGGATTCATTGAATCCGGAAAAATCAACGACCCTGATGAAGGCTGTGCCTGTCCGATGGGAAATCTTACAAGAGACTTCCTAAATCACATTGAATTACAAGACAATGAAGTAATATTGGTCGACACCTCAGCGGGAATAGAACACATTGGAAGAGGAGTAATTGAGTCTGCAGACAAACTCATTTCAATAGTTGACCCGTCAAGCGATGCAATATTGTTGGCAAATAAAATAGGATCATTATCAAAAGAGGCATCCAAAGAATATATGGTAATATTGAATAAAATTGATGAAAATACTAAAGATTTGGTATTGGAACAATTGGATGATGACATATCTGTCGTTGGGGAACTTGAATATAATTCACACATAGCTCAAAGCAACCTTTCCCAAAAAGAAATTAACCTTGAGGAAGTAGAAGGTGAAATTAAGGAAATCTGTGCAAAAATTTAA
- a CDS encoding phage holin family protein codes for MEIIKGKEIPKKSLKRSLIVFIGNMIGIYLISILGLGVEISQTGDIFLLVLFLGIVNAILWPILTRIAMPFLVLTFGIGSLILNGLLLQLLAPSFGIEIKGAAMILAPLGMAAVTTVLSSLITINDDSSYYRSVLNDAKKNAKNEVKDYPGVIIVEIDGLAYNVLCEAVEKGDMPTLKKMIESEDYNLRMWETDLSSQTGASQAGILHGNNEGIVAFRWIEKSNGNQMMQCSGISNVPELEKRISDGNGLLVENGASRSNLFSGDTDNVIFTFSKIMDFGKLYNKAWYSVFSNPSNFARIVSLFLADIVREIWSQITHSIKNIRPRINRGIAYIPTRAATNVFMREINTSTLIGDMMVGDVDVAYSTYLGYDEIAHHSGVRDSDAWIALRQMDQQIKHLTDANKYSPRDYQFVIQSDHGQTNGATFTQRYGQTFEDFVKSLLPEDMTMFAKMTSNDDHFVGDYTPFARKDKKIEKEKEEAKELSDSEVIVLASGNLAMIYLTQWTNRLSYEELNSYFPELIPGLINNEYVGFILVKSQEHGDLAIGKNGTYYLDRDEIDGENPLLGFGDNIVKHLKRTSSFEHTPDILVNSFYDEEADEVCAFEELVGSHGGAGGDQSKPFILYPSSWNVSDDEIIGAENIYKLLKENLAELKK; via the coding sequence ATGGAAATTATTAAGGGAAAAGAAATTCCGAAAAAAAGTTTAAAAAGAAGTTTAATCGTATTTATTGGAAATATGATAGGAATATATCTTATAAGTATTTTAGGTTTAGGAGTCGAAATTAGCCAAACTGGTGACATATTCCTTTTAGTATTATTCCTAGGTATAGTAAATGCAATACTCTGGCCTATTTTAACAAGAATAGCTATGCCATTTTTAGTATTGACCTTCGGAATAGGTTCATTAATATTAAACGGACTCCTTCTTCAATTACTCGCACCATCATTTGGAATAGAAATCAAAGGTGCTGCAATGATTCTTGCACCTTTAGGAATGGCGGCCGTTACAACAGTGCTATCTAGCTTAATAACAATTAATGATGACAGTTCCTATTACAGATCCGTTTTAAATGATGCCAAAAAGAATGCAAAAAATGAAGTCAAGGATTATCCAGGCGTTATAATCGTTGAAATTGACGGACTTGCATATAATGTTTTATGTGAAGCAGTTGAAAAAGGAGACATGCCAACTCTTAAAAAAATGATTGAAAGCGAAGACTACAATCTTAGAATGTGGGAAACTGACTTGTCTTCCCAAACCGGTGCAAGCCAGGCAGGAATCCTTCATGGAAATAATGAAGGCATCGTTGCATTCAGATGGATAGAAAAGAGCAATGGCAATCAGATGATGCAATGCTCTGGAATCAGCAATGTGCCGGAATTGGAAAAGAGAATTTCAGATGGTAATGGATTGCTTGTAGAAAATGGAGCAAGCAGATCTAATTTATTCTCTGGAGATACTGACAATGTAATATTTACATTCAGTAAGATAATGGACTTTGGAAAACTCTATAATAAGGCATGGTACTCAGTATTTTCCAATCCAAGCAATTTTGCACGTATTGTCTCATTGTTCCTTGCAGATATTGTACGTGAAATCTGGTCACAAATCACACATTCCATCAAAAACATAAGGCCAAGAATCAACCGTGGAATAGCTTATATTCCAACAAGAGCTGCTACAAACGTCTTTATGAGAGAAATCAACACTTCAACCTTAATCGGAGACATGATGGTTGGAGATGTTGATGTTGCATACTCAACATATTTAGGCTATGACGAAATAGCTCACCACTCTGGAGTCAGAGACAGTGACGCATGGATAGCATTAAGGCAAATGGACCAGCAAATCAAACACTTGACCGATGCAAACAAATATTCTCCAAGAGATTATCAATTCGTAATTCAATCTGACCATGGCCAAACAAACGGAGCCACATTTACCCAAAGATATGGTCAAACCTTTGAGGACTTTGTAAAATCATTGCTTCCAGAAGACATGACCATGTTTGCAAAAATGACTTCAAATGATGACCATTTTGTAGGGGATTACACTCCATTTGCAAGAAAAGATAAAAAAATAGAGAAAGAGAAAGAAGAAGCTAAGGAATTAAGTGACTCTGAAGTAATTGTACTGGCTTCAGGTAACCTTGCAATGATCTATTTAACCCAATGGACTAATAGATTAAGCTATGAGGAACTTAACAGCTATTTCCCTGAACTGATACCTGGCCTTATAAATAATGAATATGTTGGTTTTATTTTAGTTAAATCCCAAGAACATGGCGATTTAGCCATTGGAAAGAATGGAACATACTACTTAGACAGGGATGAAATCGATGGTGAAAACCCTCTTCTTGGATTTGGAGACAATATCGTTAAACATCTAAAAAGAACCAGTTCATTTGAACATACACCAGATATCTTGGTTAACAGTTTCTATGATGAGGAAGCTGATGAGGTATGTGCATTTGAAGAATTGGTTGGAAGCCATGGAGGAGCAGGCGGAGATCAATCCAAACCGTTCATATTGTACCCTTCAAGCTGGAATGTCAGCGATGATGAAATCATCGGTGCAGAAAACATCTATAAACTATTAAAAGAGAATTTAGCTGAATTAAAAAAATAA
- a CDS encoding MFS transporter: MNETIKENSWVPLIVVALASFIVALDATFMNVSISQVVVDLNTDVSTIQSIMSFYTLITAAFMLLSAKLQDIVDKKKLFLIGTALYGVGTFTASISSSAGMLFVGWAAIEGVAGALMMPATVSIISGTYSGEKRTVALAIVGVMGAVAAAVGPLFGGVMTTFLSWRYGFAVELIIVFVILIFRNSIPHFEPTESRSDLDISGAIISFIGLVLLVLGILSLSKDFTTSIGIIVVGLIALVAFAYFEIRRKRNGKVPLLDMELFKDRNLRVGTIILLLSYLAMGGGLFAVSLFLQSVLQLNAFNTGVTTLPLTLGLLIFAVLAPSLTEKLSHKKIMAIGCIMAIIGCLMLSYQFRLDTTLWTLLPGLLVLGAGLGFIMALCTDISLSNIPAESQNNASGVNSTGTSLGESMGTAVIGIILILGVMGGISTAVDTYAPDHSGDEQFQLEVANYFQKVATIDDLKQDSTLVDVANIIIQNTMAFVMQVTALIMGVVFLLTLRLKDNKIKQ; the protein is encoded by the coding sequence ATGAATGAAACCATTAAGGAAAATTCTTGGGTTCCACTAATAGTCGTGGCTCTTGCTTCCTTTATTGTAGCTTTAGACGCTACATTCATGAATGTGAGTATTTCACAGGTTGTTGTTGACTTGAATACTGACGTCAGTACAATTCAATCAATCATGTCATTTTATACTCTCATCACTGCAGCATTTATGCTCTTAAGTGCAAAGCTTCAAGACATAGTGGATAAAAAGAAACTGTTTTTAATAGGTACTGCTCTTTATGGTGTAGGTACATTCACCGCATCAATAAGTTCAAGTGCTGGAATGTTATTTGTTGGATGGGCAGCAATTGAAGGTGTTGCTGGTGCATTAATGATGCCTGCAACCGTTTCCATCATAAGTGGAACATATTCTGGTGAAAAACGTACAGTTGCTTTGGCGATTGTAGGTGTTATGGGTGCAGTTGCAGCCGCTGTAGGCCCACTCTTCGGTGGGGTCATGACAACATTTTTAAGTTGGAGATATGGATTTGCAGTTGAATTGATAATCGTTTTCGTTATTTTAATATTCAGAAATAGCATACCTCATTTCGAACCTACTGAATCTAGAAGCGATTTAGACATTTCAGGCGCTATAATTTCATTTATCGGCCTTGTTTTATTAGTACTAGGTATCTTGTCACTATCTAAAGATTTCACAACAAGCATAGGCATAATTGTAGTAGGATTAATTGCATTAGTTGCCTTTGCATACTTTGAAATCAGAAGAAAAAGAAATGGCAAAGTACCATTACTTGATATGGAACTATTTAAAGACAGAAATTTACGTGTAGGAACTATAATTTTGTTATTATCTTACCTTGCAATGGGTGGGGGATTATTTGCAGTTTCCCTATTCTTGCAAAGCGTATTGCAGTTAAATGCATTCAATACTGGTGTGACTACTCTTCCATTAACTTTAGGTTTGCTTATTTTTGCAGTATTGGCTCCAAGTTTAACAGAAAAATTAAGTCACAAGAAAATTATGGCAATAGGATGCATAATGGCAATTATTGGATGTTTAATGTTAAGTTATCAATTTAGACTTGATACAACACTTTGGACATTATTACCAGGATTATTAGTATTAGGTGCTGGACTTGGTTTCATTATGGCTTTATGTACTGATATTTCATTAAGCAATATTCCTGCAGAAAGTCAAAATAACGCATCAGGTGTTAATTCAACCGGTACCTCATTAGGTGAATCAATGGGTACAGCAGTTATTGGAATAATTTTAATTCTCGGAGTTATGGGCGGTATCAGCACTGCTGTCGATACCTATGCACCAGATCATTCAGGAGACGAACAATTCCAACTTGAAGTTGCAAATTACTTCCAAAAAGTTGCTACTATAGATGATCTTAAACAGGACAGTACCCTTGTAGATGTTGCAAACATCATTATTCAAAATACCATGGCATTCGTAATGCAGGTAACAGCTCTCATTATGGGAGTGGTTTTCCTTCTAACGTTACGGCTAAAGGATAACAAAATTAAACAATGA
- a CDS encoding DUF308 domain-containing protein translates to MEPNKVSGILSIILGLIFIIFPLVSSGLVSIMIGVSLLFLGIASILTEFSALNIIIGILAIIFGLLFIFNIDALSFLLGFQFYIIGILMILIGVAGIFAGEGVSKIASILIIILGVIALGLGGFSLTQPIFAAVLIGVALITQGVRLYVAPKN, encoded by the coding sequence ATGGAACCTAATAAAGTATCTGGAATATTATCCATAATTTTAGGATTAATTTTCATAATTTTCCCTTTGGTTAGTTCCGGATTAGTATCCATCATGATTGGAGTTAGCTTACTATTCTTAGGTATAGCATCAATTCTAACCGAATTTTCAGCACTCAATATAATTATTGGAATTCTTGCAATCATATTCGGTTTGCTATTCATATTCAACATTGATGCATTGTCCTTCCTTTTAGGATTCCAATTCTACATTATTGGTATCTTAATGATCTTAATAGGTGTAGCAGGTATCTTTGCAGGAGAAGGCGTATCAAAGATTGCTTCAATATTGATTATAATCTTAGGTGTTATTGCATTAGGCCTTGGAGGCTTTTCACTTACCCAACCGATTTTCGCTGCAGTACTTATAGGCGTAGCTTTAATCACCCAAGGTGTAAGGTTATATGTAGCACCAAAAAATTAA
- a CDS encoding chorismate--pyruvate lyase family protein, with translation MATTDNDINVRLIEKINQVEEKYNQNFSNTQKILMTTDGSITAILDVLYGKIALKTLEQHFEEATAESAKLVNVDVGDEVNFREIIMHKDEQPLIYAKSYIPLKRLSKEIKEDLVRADIPIGRILKKYHIESRREINIIDMEKANDKLIEIYNTDEDFLARDYTIIKDGEILMWIKEYFPISYFTEI, from the coding sequence ATGGCAACTACAGATAATGACATCAATGTAAGATTGATTGAAAAGATTAATCAAGTTGAAGAAAAGTACAATCAAAACTTTTCAAACACTCAAAAAATCCTTATGACCACAGATGGCTCAATTACAGCCATTTTAGATGTGCTTTATGGAAAAATTGCTTTAAAGACCCTAGAGCAACATTTCGAAGAGGCAACAGCCGAAAGCGCAAAGCTTGTCAATGTGGATGTTGGCGATGAGGTCAACTTTAGAGAAATCATAATGCACAAGGACGAACAGCCTTTGATTTATGCTAAATCCTATATTCCTTTAAAAAGATTGAGTAAAGAAATCAAAGAGGACTTGGTTAGGGCAGACATCCCTATAGGAAGAATATTGAAGAAATACCATATTGAATCCAGAAGAGAGATAAACATTATCGATATGGAAAAGGCAAACGACAAATTGATTGAAATCTATAATACAGATGAGGATTTCCTTGCAAGGGATTATACAATAATCAAAGATGGTGAAATTCTAATGTGGATTAAGGAATACTTCCCTATTAGTTATTTTACTGAAATCTGA
- the rhuM gene encoding RhuM family protein, whose amino-acid sequence MPEFKLIEKLLYKSEQNDIEAEFIIGNETLWSSQKVIAEIFGTTSANISMHFSNIIQEGELDEKEVSISSKDLFKDNPNFIKKSLKKSNNRGRPQKWYNLDAIISIGYRINSKEATQFRRWANKILKEYMIKGFVIDKELLKKGGRFTEDYFDELLETIREIRASERRFNQKITDIYATSFDYNKDADITKEFFATVQNKLIFAISNHTAAELIETRSDIENPHMGLTTWKKAPNGKILQSDVVISKNYLNQNELSRLNSLVEGFLNLAESRAEDRIPMGMKDWKELLDDYLKLRRLPILVGKGKISAEEAREHVLEKYEKFRVVQDENFISDFDQMILDIKRLEGK is encoded by the coding sequence ATGCCCGAATTCAAACTTATTGAAAAGTTACTATACAAAAGCGAACAGAACGATATAGAAGCTGAGTTTATAATTGGAAACGAAACATTATGGTCAAGTCAAAAAGTCATAGCAGAAATATTTGGAACAACATCAGCCAATATTTCAATGCATTTCTCAAATATAATCCAAGAAGGAGAGCTAGATGAAAAAGAAGTAAGCATATCTTCTAAAGACCTTTTTAAAGACAATCCCAATTTTATTAAGAAATCCTTAAAAAAATCAAATAATCGAGGTAGGCCCCAAAAATGGTATAATCTTGACGCAATCATATCAATAGGATACAGAATAAACAGTAAAGAAGCAACACAGTTCCGCCGTTGGGCCAATAAAATATTAAAGGAATATATGATAAAAGGATTTGTCATCGATAAAGAACTTCTGAAAAAAGGTGGAAGATTTACAGAAGACTATTTCGATGAATTATTAGAAACCATACGAGAAATAAGGGCTTCAGAGAGAAGATTCAATCAAAAAATCACAGACATTTATGCAACAAGCTTTGATTATAACAAAGATGCAGACATAACAAAAGAATTCTTTGCCACAGTACAAAACAAACTGATATTTGCAATAAGCAACCATACTGCAGCAGAACTCATAGAAACACGAAGCGATATTGAAAATCCTCATATGGGCTTGACAACCTGGAAAAAAGCACCAAATGGAAAAATACTACAAAGTGACGTGGTCATATCCAAAAATTATTTGAATCAAAATGAATTATCAAGATTAAATAGTTTAGTAGAAGGTTTTTTGAATTTAGCCGAATCACGCGCAGAGGATAGAATCCCAATGGGTATGAAAGATTGGAAAGAACTGCTGGATGACTACCTTAAACTTCGAAGGCTGCCAATTCTTGTTGGCAAAGGTAAGATATCTGCTGAAGAAGCACGAGAACATGTGCTTGAAAAATATGAAAAATTCAGAGTAGTGCAAGATGAAAACTTCATTTCTGACTTTGATCAAATGATTTTAGATATTAAACGTCTAGAAGGAAAATAA
- the fen gene encoding flap endonuclease-1 — protein MGVKFKDIVTAEEINLKDLEGRTVAIDAYNTLYQFLSGIRQRDGSPLMDANGNVTSHLSGILYRTASIVDKGIKPVYVFDGDVSEYKTKTVEKRRALREEANQKYEEAKAAGNIEEARKYAIRSSRLSPYIIESSKKLLEYMGIPYVQAKGEGEAQGAYMVKNGDAWAVASQDYDCLLFGAPRIIRNLTLSGGLSNLEYLELDKVLTEIDLSREQLVDVALMVGTDFNEGIYGIGAKTGLKLIRQNSLEDILVQKGITDVEVEPDELREIFLSHDVNTDYKIKFKSADKEKLCEFMCEEHGFSETRVLNVADKLKKLSSTQKSLEDWF, from the coding sequence ATGGGAGTTAAGTTTAAGGATATAGTTACTGCCGAAGAGATAAACCTAAAGGATTTAGAAGGCAGAACTGTAGCAATAGATGCATATAACACACTTTATCAATTCCTATCTGGAATTCGCCAAAGGGACGGCAGTCCCTTAATGGATGCAAATGGAAATGTAACATCCCATTTAAGCGGAATTCTATATAGAACAGCTTCAATAGTGGATAAAGGAATAAAACCAGTCTATGTATTTGATGGAGATGTCTCAGAATATAAGACAAAAACCGTTGAAAAAAGAAGGGCCTTAAGGGAAGAGGCAAACCAGAAGTATGAAGAGGCAAAGGCAGCAGGAAACATTGAAGAGGCCAGAAAATATGCAATAAGAAGCTCCAGATTATCACCTTACATTATAGAATCCTCTAAAAAACTTCTTGAATATATGGGAATCCCCTATGTACAGGCAAAAGGAGAGGGTGAAGCTCAAGGAGCATATATGGTTAAAAATGGAGATGCTTGGGCCGTTGCTTCCCAAGATTATGACTGCTTACTCTTTGGAGCACCTCGTATCATAAGAAACCTTACATTAAGCGGAGGACTATCAAACCTCGAATATCTTGAACTTGATAAGGTCCTAACAGAGATAGACCTTAGCAGAGAACAATTAGTGGATGTTGCATTGATGGTAGGAACCGACTTCAATGAAGGAATCTATGGAATCGGTGCAAAAACTGGGCTTAAATTAATCAGACAGAATAGTCTTGAAGACATATTGGTTCAAAAGGGAATTACTGATGTTGAAGTTGAACCAGATGAGCTTAGAGAAATATTCTTAAGCCATGATGTCAATACAGACTATAAGATTAAGTTTAAAAGCGCGGATAAGGAAAAACTCTGTGAATTCATGTGCGAAGAACATGGATTCTCTGAGACTAGAGTCCTAAATGTTGCAGACAAGCTAAAAAAATTAAGTTCAACCCAAAAAAGCTTAGAAGATTGGTTTTAA
- a CDS encoding DUF4013 domain-containing protein, translating into MEIMEIIKDSFLFPSKNLGTFSIYVVLSVLVATFTFGGIFSYLLGFIGSEYILIGGLTLVFAMLIGWVMSGYEISIIKSGIDLDDEVPEFKWWDNFITGFLNFIVAIVYFIIPAFIVGVVGYLININDKLMAVAQEISSLYPNIFLTSSPDIAFEALSQAIIELIVPLAILIIVALIVFVIFLFLQSMAEARLANTGSLSEALNIFEAAKDIKRIGVRKVIIVILLVFVIIGVIGMVTSVIFNYVPTLSILSIIISPYLVFFAQRATGLLYSDIA; encoded by the coding sequence ATGGAAATAATGGAAATAATTAAAGATTCTTTTCTATTTCCATCTAAAAACTTAGGAACCTTCTCAATTTATGTTGTATTGTCAGTATTAGTTGCAACATTTACTTTTGGAGGAATATTCTCCTATTTATTAGGGTTTATTGGCTCTGAGTACATTTTAATAGGCGGATTAACTCTTGTATTTGCAATGTTAATTGGATGGGTAATGTCTGGTTATGAAATCAGCATTATTAAATCTGGTATTGACCTTGATGATGAAGTTCCTGAGTTTAAATGGTGGGATAATTTTATTACAGGTTTTTTAAACTTTATTGTTGCAATCGTTTACTTTATAATTCCTGCTTTTATTGTGGGAGTTGTAGGATATCTTATAAATATTAATGACAAACTTATGGCAGTTGCTCAAGAGATTTCTTCACTCTATCCAAATATTTTCTTGACAAGTTCTCCGGATATTGCATTTGAGGCATTGTCTCAAGCAATAATTGAATTAATAGTTCCTTTAGCTATTCTCATTATTGTTGCTCTAATTGTATTTGTAATCTTTTTATTCCTCCAATCCATGGCTGAAGCAAGATTGGCAAATACGGGTAGTTTAAGTGAAGCTTTAAACATTTTTGAAGCAGCTAAAGATATAAAACGAATTGGTGTACGTAAAGTAATTATAGTAATCTTATTAGTTTTTGTAATTATTGGTGTTATTGGGATGGTTACATCTGTTATATTTAACTATGTGCCAACATTATCAATTCTTTCAATTATAATAAGCCCATACTTAGTATTCTTTGCTCAAAGGGCTACTGGATTATTATATTCTGATATAGCTTAA
- the ahcY gene encoding adenosylhomocysteinase, which produces MSNVKDMSLADEGIRKIKWVQKHMPVLEHIKKQFEEEKPFEGITIGSCLHLEPKTVNLGLTLQAGGAEVAMTGCNPLSTHDDAAAGAAALGLHIYGWREQTDEEYYEAIDNVLSHKPDVIIDDGADMIMYLHEKRPELLENIKGACEETTTGVHRLEAMHADGALKFPVIAVNDAYTKYLFDNRYGTGQSSLDAIMGTTNMLIAGKNVVVCGYGWCGRGVASRAAGLGANVIVTEVDPIRALEARMDGYRVMKIREAVKIADLVVTVTGNIDIIHGDDFKYMKDGCMLSNSGHFNVEINRGDLEAQSVSCEEVRESIEMFTMKDGRKIYLLADGRLVNLAAARGQGHPAEIMDMSFAVQALSAKYIVENDLSLGVEKAPDSIDDEVARLKLKAMGIEIDDLSERQKDYLADWREGT; this is translated from the coding sequence ATGAGCAATGTTAAAGACATGTCTCTTGCGGATGAAGGTATTCGTAAGATCAAATGGGTTCAAAAGCATATGCCTGTTCTTGAACATATTAAAAAACAATTTGAAGAAGAAAAGCCTTTTGAAGGAATCACTATTGGTTCATGTTTACATTTAGAACCTAAAACTGTTAATTTAGGTTTGACCTTACAAGCTGGTGGCGCTGAAGTTGCAATGACTGGCTGCAATCCATTATCCACTCACGATGATGCTGCAGCAGGTGCAGCAGCTCTCGGATTACACATATACGGCTGGAGAGAACAAACTGATGAAGAATACTACGAAGCTATCGACAATGTACTTTCCCACAAGCCAGATGTAATCATCGACGACGGTGCAGACATGATCATGTACCTTCACGAAAAACGCCCAGAGCTATTGGAAAACATCAAAGGGGCTTGTGAAGAGACAACAACCGGTGTACACAGATTGGAAGCAATGCATGCAGACGGAGCACTTAAGTTCCCAGTCATCGCAGTAAACGACGCATACACCAAATATTTATTTGACAACCGTTACGGAACCGGACAATCCTCCCTTGACGCAATCATGGGAACCACCAACATGCTTATCGCAGGTAAAAACGTAGTCGTCTGCGGATACGGCTGGTGCGGTCGTGGAGTAGCATCAAGAGCAGCAGGACTCGGAGCAAACGTAATTGTAACAGAAGTAGACCCAATCAGAGCACTTGAAGCAAGAATGGATGGTTACAGAGTAATGAAAATTAGAGAAGCAGTGAAAATCGCAGACCTTGTAGTAACCGTAACAGGAAACATAGACATCATCCATGGAGATGACTTCAAATACATGAAAGACGGATGCATGCTCTCAAACTCAGGCCACTTCAATGTGGAAATCAACAGAGGCGACCTTGAAGCACAATCAGTAAGCTGCGAAGAGGTTAGAGAAAGCATTGAAATGTTTACCATGAAAGACGGCAGAAAAATTTATCTTTTAGCAGACGGAAGACTTGTAAACCTTGCAGCAGCAAGAGGACAAGGACACCCTGCTGAAATCATGGACATGAGTTTTGCTGTGCAAGCATTATCTGCCAAATACATTGTAGAAAATGACTTGTCATTAGGTGTTGAAAAGGCACCGGACAGCATTGATGATGAAGTTGCCAGATTAAAGCTTAAAGCTATGGGAATTGAAATTGACGACCTTTCCGAACGTCAGAAAGATTATCTTGCGGACTGGAGAGAAGGTACTTAA
- a CDS encoding DUF2119 domain-containing protein: MSYFRYIDNGEGPTKLFIGGVHGDEGKHVLPLIKLLKREDFSSGQIYIYNFDRTPYISTIHREFYQSEQGKKILDLVDYYKPDFYTELHSYNIKHFDRLTSLDRLDSEGIPPLIDCGQYVLCSSVSPLIRRKHFTKEAICQTLEFPIFRGEDLKLSDDELLEKYDFDYDLSVKEYMAFLRLITLSKNRDDFEKRVLKDYKKQADLALKYVKIIYGLNFPRY; this comes from the coding sequence ATGTCTTATTTTCGCTATATTGATAATGGAGAAGGCCCTACAAAGCTATTTATCGGAGGAGTTCATGGGGATGAAGGCAAGCATGTCCTTCCTTTAATCAAGCTTCTAAAAAGAGAGGATTTTTCCTCTGGACAGATTTACATTTATAATTTTGACAGGACTCCATATATCTCTACAATACATAGGGAATTTTATCAATCAGAACAAGGCAAGAAGATATTGGATTTGGTAGATTATTACAAGCCTGATTTTTATACAGAACTTCATTCATATAATATTAAGCATTTTGATAGATTGACTAGTCTTGATAGGCTTGACAGCGAAGGGATTCCTCCTTTAATCGATTGTGGTCAATATGTATTGTGCAGTTCTGTTTCTCCTTTGATTAGACGTAAGCATTTCACTAAAGAAGCAATATGTCAAACTTTAGAGTTTCCTATATTCAGAGGAGAAGACTTAAAGCTTAGTGATGATGAATTGCTTGAAAAATACGATTTTGATTATGACTTGTCTGTAAAGGAGTATATGGCCTTTTTAAGACTGATTACCCTTAGCAAGAATAGGGATGACTTTGAAAAAAGAGTTTTAAAGGATTATAAGAAACAGGCTGATCTTGCTTTAAAATACGTTAAAATAATTTATGGATTGAATTTTCCACGTTATTAG